One Silene latifolia isolate original U9 population chromosome 4, ASM4854445v1, whole genome shotgun sequence DNA segment encodes these proteins:
- the LOC141651976 gene encoding putative GABA transporter 2: protein MSSSCSDIYGDSSTRIAVEETEIKSERKRGSWKHAAFHVATTIATPAAYAPLPFALASLGWPLGVTSLVGGTLVTWYSSMLIASLWGWNGKKQTTYRSLGESIFGSWGYWTIAFF, encoded by the exons ATGTCAAGTTCTTGTAGTGATATCTATGGAGATTCTAGTACAAGAATCGCGGTTGAGGAGACGGAGATCAAGAGTGAAAGGAAAAGAGGGAGTTGGAAACATGCAGCATTTCATGTAGCTACAACTATTGCTACTCCTGCTGCTTATGCTCCTCTTCCTTTTGCTCTTGCTTCTCTTGGTTGGCCCCTTG GCGTGACAAGTCTTGTGGGAGGAACATTAGTAACGTGGTATTCTAGCATGCTTATCGCGTCACTATGGGGTTGGAATGGCAAGAAGCAAACTACGTATCGATCCCTTGGAGAAAGCATTTTCG GGTCATGGGGATATTGGACCATTGCATTTTTCTAA